The following coding sequences lie in one Tachysurus fulvidraco isolate hzauxx_2018 chromosome 19, HZAU_PFXX_2.0, whole genome shotgun sequence genomic window:
- the phlda1 gene encoding pleckstrin homology-like domain family A member 1, whose translation MQQQGPRVLKEGVLEKRSDGLLQMWKRKLCTLTEEAVLLHAPKHTHPHAHPAGKGKELHFSRVKTVDCVERKGKHGYFTVVMADGKEIDFRCLSDEGWSAEITLQMVQYKNRQAVIAVRSTRHKQHRLVISKPDTQVTVQTGESRAHSG comes from the exons ATGCAGCAGCAGGGTCCGCGCGTGCTGAAGGAGGGCGTGCTGGAGAAACGCAGTGACGGATTGTTACAGATGTGGAAACGGAAACTCTGCACGCTTACGGAGGAAGCTGTGCTGCTGCACGCGCCCAAACACACGCACCCCCACGCGCACCCGGCAGGAAAGGgaaaagagctgcatttctcaCGTGTGAAGACGGTGGACTGCGTGGAGCGAAAGGGCAAACACGGCTACTTCACCGTGGTGATGGCGGACGGGAAGGAGATCGACTTCCGGTGCCTGTCGGATGAAGGTTGGAGCGCGGAGATCACGCTGCAGATGGTGCAGTATAAAAACCGTCAGGCGGTGATCGCGGTGCGGTCAACAAGGCACAAGCAGCACCGCCTCGTCATCAGCAAACCGGACACACAGGTCACCGTACAGACAGGGGAGAGCCGCGCGCACAGCG gTTAA